One window of the Dreissena polymorpha isolate Duluth1 chromosome 5, UMN_Dpol_1.0, whole genome shotgun sequence genome contains the following:
- the LOC127881771 gene encoding uncharacterized protein LOC127881771 isoform X1, producing MMNMENKRIVTSTALAKALNDIGVNNETIQLRRTTWLYIEAFETINEKAQDRDVDVYTFGSQNEGTTTEGMHSDIDVLMCDKAWPVIQDFADWQFGKLQLFVVTDMSPPPQCCCLQGVLPNYPELLTESTLPGHHMDAQGRVFLKNTLHETHIKMTCDEWGIDFVKHGPSRTIHEEVDMVRAFYCAKLPDDCQYIFRRPKPGHWPGSKLLTQLKNSGVFLVPTAHVENTTHWDPRKHLGTLAVRTFDNSHELHWRLSTNLMERLLVSDLTIPQMKVYVVMKMIRKEFCKPLVGDRLSTFHLKTALLYSVERSSTCIWGDENLIQCLKIWLTTLRRWLKARYCPHYTTANVNLFAGKLRWNEFPVLIELFTDMIRNDVSCLNNVQMDDLGNRISSNSKECNRWLHCAELDTVVAEKSFKHVIYHLCVYVYLMEMFGAVETSKVINDHARYVRNLESINNTSTGKIRSAVSIVLPFHYSIQTAMKTTLCIGQNQSIPQEIFTMCDKSLTSDVTSSRLKLASIYFSLRRSKEVDAILEQVDALISNKVMPYSPFKKSEFDLKLLERRKELPDILQNVIALCTIFNRHEMNCVPGQLVAEFYRTVTMEDANCRHASDGSFWMELAVVDSRTYMYYLQYLTFRLTGTISGKHIAFKNLQDHVFSDGEMCVPKTFGHIETSLNLLGHCWELEGELSQAWRCYMLSLSVQPQNNAAYWHMFRIIGWLIYGP from the exons ATGATG AATATGGAGAACAAGCGAATTGTGACATCCACGGCTCTTGCTAAGGCTTTGAATGACATTGGCGTCAATAATGAAACGATTCAATTGAGAAGGACAACATGGCTTTATATTGAAGCTTTTGAAACCATCAATGAAAAGGCACAGGACCGGGATGTCGATGTTTACACTTTCGGAAGCCAAAACGAAGGTACTACGACAGAAGGCATGCACTCAGACATTGATGTTCTAATGTGCGACAAAGCATGGCCGGTGATTCAAGATTTCGCGGACTGGCAATTTGGGAAACTGCAGTTATTTGTGGTTACGGACATGTCGCCCCCGCCCCAATGCTGCTGTCTGCAAGGCGTATTGCCTAATTATCCTGAATTATTGACGGAGAGTACGCTTCCAGGCCATCATATGGATGCTCAAGGACGGGTGTTCCTGAAAAACACTCTGCACGAAACGCATATCAAAATGACCTGCGATGAGTGGGGTATTGACTTTGTCAAACACGGTCCGTCGCGAACCATTCACGAAGAAGTAGATATGGTCCGCGCATTTTACTGTGCAAAACTGCCTGACGATTGTCAATACATTTTCCGAAGGCCAAAGCCTGGGCATTGGCCTGGGTCCAAATTGTTGACACAGCTTAAGAATAGCGGGGTATTCCTTGTTCCGACTGCGCATGTTGAGAACACAACACACTGGGATCCGCGCAAACACCTAGGGACATTAGCAGTACGAACATTTGACAACTCTCATGAGCTTCATTGGAGGTTATCTACCAATTTAATGGAGCGGCTGTTGGTGTCCGACCTTACAATACCGCAAATGAAAGTGTACGTAGTCATGAAAATGATCAGAAAAGAGTTTTGCAAGCCGCTCGTTGGCGACCGCTTAAGCACGTTTCACTTGAAAACTGCGTTGCTGTATAGCGTGGAAAGGTCTTCCACATGCATCTGGGGAGATGAAAATCTTATCCAATGTTTGAAAATTTGGTTGACAACATTAAGGCGATGGTTAAAGGCGCGATATTGCCCACACTACACGACGGCAAATGTGAATTTGTTCGCCGGTAAACTTCGATGGAACGAGTTTCCGGTATTGATAGAATTATTCACGGATATGATCCGCAACGATGTGTCTTGTTTGAATAACGTACAAATGGACGATCTTGGTAACCGTATATCTTCGAATTCCAAAGAATGTAATCGTTGGCTTCATTGCGCAGAACTTGATACCGTTGTTGCCGAAAAGTCATTTAAACACGTGATCTATCACTTATGCGTCTATGTTTACTTAATGGAGATGTTTGGAGCAGTAGAAACATCAAAAGTAATAAACGACCATGCCCGGTACGTTCGAAACCTCGAAAGCATAAATAACACTAGCACGGGGAAAATTCGTTCAGCAGTTTCCATTGTATTACCATTCCATTATTCCATTCAGACCGCAATGAAGACAACGCTGTGTATTGGTCAGAATCAAAGCATACCGCAGGAGATTTTTACCATGTGTGATAAGTCACTGACGTCCGACGTGACCTCGAGTCGCCTTAAGTTGGCGTCGATATATTTCTCGTTACGGCGTTCTAAAGAAGTAGATGCGATACTTGAGCAAGTAGACGCTCTCATTTCAAACAAAGTAATGCCTTACAGCCCTTTCAAGAAATCTGAGTTTGATTTAAAGCTGCTGGAACGGCGAAAAGAACTCCCAGACATTTTGCAAAATGTTATTGCTCTGTGTACGATATTTAACAGACACGAAATGAATTGTGTCCCTGGGCAGCTTGTCGCTGAGTTTTACAGAACGGTAACGATGGAGGATGCAAATTGCCGTCATGCATCGGACGGAAGTTTCTGGATGGAGCTTGCAGTGGTTGATTCCAGGACGTACATGTACTACCTACAGTATCTAACATTTCGACTTACTGGAACAATCAGCGGCAAACACATTGCGTTTAAAAATCTCCAAGATCACGTGTTTTCAGATGGAGAAATGTGTGTCCCTAAAACGTTTGGTCACATCGAAACCTCGCTGAATCTGCTCGGACATTGTTGGGAGCTTGAAGGCGAGTTGTCACAAGCTTGGCGATGCTACATGTTGTCATTGAGTGTTCAACCGCAGAATAACGCCGCTTACTGGCACATGTTTAGAATTATTGGATGGCTCATTTACGGACCTTAA
- the LOC127881771 gene encoding uncharacterized protein LOC127881771 isoform X2, whose protein sequence is MENKRIVTSTALAKALNDIGVNNETIQLRRTTWLYIEAFETINEKAQDRDVDVYTFGSQNEGTTTEGMHSDIDVLMCDKAWPVIQDFADWQFGKLQLFVVTDMSPPPQCCCLQGVLPNYPELLTESTLPGHHMDAQGRVFLKNTLHETHIKMTCDEWGIDFVKHGPSRTIHEEVDMVRAFYCAKLPDDCQYIFRRPKPGHWPGSKLLTQLKNSGVFLVPTAHVENTTHWDPRKHLGTLAVRTFDNSHELHWRLSTNLMERLLVSDLTIPQMKVYVVMKMIRKEFCKPLVGDRLSTFHLKTALLYSVERSSTCIWGDENLIQCLKIWLTTLRRWLKARYCPHYTTANVNLFAGKLRWNEFPVLIELFTDMIRNDVSCLNNVQMDDLGNRISSNSKECNRWLHCAELDTVVAEKSFKHVIYHLCVYVYLMEMFGAVETSKVINDHARYVRNLESINNTSTGKIRSAVSIVLPFHYSIQTAMKTTLCIGQNQSIPQEIFTMCDKSLTSDVTSSRLKLASIYFSLRRSKEVDAILEQVDALISNKVMPYSPFKKSEFDLKLLERRKELPDILQNVIALCTIFNRHEMNCVPGQLVAEFYRTVTMEDANCRHASDGSFWMELAVVDSRTYMYYLQYLTFRLTGTISGKHIAFKNLQDHVFSDGEMCVPKTFGHIETSLNLLGHCWELEGELSQAWRCYMLSLSVQPQNNAAYWHMFRIIGWLIYGP, encoded by the coding sequence ATGGAGAACAAGCGAATTGTGACATCCACGGCTCTTGCTAAGGCTTTGAATGACATTGGCGTCAATAATGAAACGATTCAATTGAGAAGGACAACATGGCTTTATATTGAAGCTTTTGAAACCATCAATGAAAAGGCACAGGACCGGGATGTCGATGTTTACACTTTCGGAAGCCAAAACGAAGGTACTACGACAGAAGGCATGCACTCAGACATTGATGTTCTAATGTGCGACAAAGCATGGCCGGTGATTCAAGATTTCGCGGACTGGCAATTTGGGAAACTGCAGTTATTTGTGGTTACGGACATGTCGCCCCCGCCCCAATGCTGCTGTCTGCAAGGCGTATTGCCTAATTATCCTGAATTATTGACGGAGAGTACGCTTCCAGGCCATCATATGGATGCTCAAGGACGGGTGTTCCTGAAAAACACTCTGCACGAAACGCATATCAAAATGACCTGCGATGAGTGGGGTATTGACTTTGTCAAACACGGTCCGTCGCGAACCATTCACGAAGAAGTAGATATGGTCCGCGCATTTTACTGTGCAAAACTGCCTGACGATTGTCAATACATTTTCCGAAGGCCAAAGCCTGGGCATTGGCCTGGGTCCAAATTGTTGACACAGCTTAAGAATAGCGGGGTATTCCTTGTTCCGACTGCGCATGTTGAGAACACAACACACTGGGATCCGCGCAAACACCTAGGGACATTAGCAGTACGAACATTTGACAACTCTCATGAGCTTCATTGGAGGTTATCTACCAATTTAATGGAGCGGCTGTTGGTGTCCGACCTTACAATACCGCAAATGAAAGTGTACGTAGTCATGAAAATGATCAGAAAAGAGTTTTGCAAGCCGCTCGTTGGCGACCGCTTAAGCACGTTTCACTTGAAAACTGCGTTGCTGTATAGCGTGGAAAGGTCTTCCACATGCATCTGGGGAGATGAAAATCTTATCCAATGTTTGAAAATTTGGTTGACAACATTAAGGCGATGGTTAAAGGCGCGATATTGCCCACACTACACGACGGCAAATGTGAATTTGTTCGCCGGTAAACTTCGATGGAACGAGTTTCCGGTATTGATAGAATTATTCACGGATATGATCCGCAACGATGTGTCTTGTTTGAATAACGTACAAATGGACGATCTTGGTAACCGTATATCTTCGAATTCCAAAGAATGTAATCGTTGGCTTCATTGCGCAGAACTTGATACCGTTGTTGCCGAAAAGTCATTTAAACACGTGATCTATCACTTATGCGTCTATGTTTACTTAATGGAGATGTTTGGAGCAGTAGAAACATCAAAAGTAATAAACGACCATGCCCGGTACGTTCGAAACCTCGAAAGCATAAATAACACTAGCACGGGGAAAATTCGTTCAGCAGTTTCCATTGTATTACCATTCCATTATTCCATTCAGACCGCAATGAAGACAACGCTGTGTATTGGTCAGAATCAAAGCATACCGCAGGAGATTTTTACCATGTGTGATAAGTCACTGACGTCCGACGTGACCTCGAGTCGCCTTAAGTTGGCGTCGATATATTTCTCGTTACGGCGTTCTAAAGAAGTAGATGCGATACTTGAGCAAGTAGACGCTCTCATTTCAAACAAAGTAATGCCTTACAGCCCTTTCAAGAAATCTGAGTTTGATTTAAAGCTGCTGGAACGGCGAAAAGAACTCCCAGACATTTTGCAAAATGTTATTGCTCTGTGTACGATATTTAACAGACACGAAATGAATTGTGTCCCTGGGCAGCTTGTCGCTGAGTTTTACAGAACGGTAACGATGGAGGATGCAAATTGCCGTCATGCATCGGACGGAAGTTTCTGGATGGAGCTTGCAGTGGTTGATTCCAGGACGTACATGTACTACCTACAGTATCTAACATTTCGACTTACTGGAACAATCAGCGGCAAACACATTGCGTTTAAAAATCTCCAAGATCACGTGTTTTCAGATGGAGAAATGTGTGTCCCTAAAACGTTTGGTCACATCGAAACCTCGCTGAATCTGCTCGGACATTGTTGGGAGCTTGAAGGCGAGTTGTCACAAGCTTGGCGATGCTACATGTTGTCATTGAGTGTTCAACCGCAGAATAACGCCGCTTACTGGCACATGTTTAGAATTATTGGATGGCTCATTTACGGACCTTAA